The Bicyclus anynana chromosome Z, ilBicAnyn1.1, whole genome shotgun sequence genome window below encodes:
- the LOC112053534 gene encoding uncharacterized protein LOC112053534, protein MQRTPREPTNGEQQIKASKTPTSGAIVVYTPPKPPTQITPVPPTQITPVSPTQITPVSPLPTVLLQPPPQFRSSYQQSPSSAHQYQGARPPMQQRQMAQQQIPPSAPPPIQRVMPQQRLYSAPCTRYPSSNQMPQYSPINPFTSSSSGSQSSQVTEYVTRSRYEQYPHAQSQGIQRMSQQSSVVQYEDDDDNDYNDYEPSNRSQHLRYPHSMLRPDVAIPTQPAPPRRERALAYPTQGDVYLSQQSTSSLYTMWPLPPPLPPPPLPLPTFSMRQIPNEYQQEHGPNRNNRMPNAVLRLYLIDRS, encoded by the coding sequence ATGCAGCGAACGCCTCGTGAGCCAACAAATGGAGAACAACAGATTAAAGCATCGAAAACGCCAACTTCGGGAGCAATAGTTGTGTACACACCACCTAAGCCGCCGACACAAATCACACCTGTGCCGCCGACCCAAATCACACCTGTGTCGCCGACACAAATCACACCTGTGTCGCCGTTGCCGACAGTGCTGCTGCAACCGCCACCGCAGTTCAGATCGTCGTATCAGCAATCACCTTCGTCAGCGCATCAATACCAAGGCGCAAGGCCGCCAATGCAGCAGCGTCAGATGGCACAACAACAAATACCACCCTCGGCACCTCCGCCAATACAGCGTGTAATGCCTCAACAACGCTTGTATTCAGCGCCATGTACTCGTTATCCATCATCAAATCAAATGCCCCAATATTCACCAATAAATccatttacatcatcatcatccggAAGTCAATCGTCGCAAGTAACGGAATATGTAACTCGTTCGCGATACGAGCAGTACCCGCATGCACAAAGTCAAGGTATTCAACGTATGTCGCAGCAGTCATCAGTGGTACaatatgaagatgatgatgataatgattataatgattatgAGCCATCCAACCGGTCACAACATCTCCGTTATCCACATTCAATGTTGCGTCCAGATGTTGCGATACCAACACAGCCAGCACCGCCAAGACGTGAGAGAGCCCTAGCATATCCTACGCAAGGCGACGTATACCTATCACAACAGTCAACCTCATCATTATATACAATGTGGCCCTTACCACCACCATTACCACCACCACCATTACCACTACCGACATTCTCAATGCGCCAAATTCCAAACGAGTATCAACAAGAACACGGCCCAAATCGAAACAATAGAATGCCCAATGCAGTATTGAGACTTTACCTTATCGACCGTTCataa